In Anomaloglossus baeobatrachus isolate aAnoBae1 chromosome 3, aAnoBae1.hap1, whole genome shotgun sequence, one genomic interval encodes:
- the MRPL33 gene encoding large ribosomal subunit protein bL33m, producing MFLTCVNFAKGKSKVYLVRMVSAAGTGYSFNTRRNKLKDKLILRKYDPLVKQHVLFHEQKKIRSI from the exons ATGTTCCTCACCTGTGTGAACT TCGCAAAAGGGAAATCCAA GGTGTATTTGGTGAGGATGGTCAGTGCAGCAGGAACTGGTTACAGCTTCAACACTCGGAGGAACAAACTAAAAGACAAGCTCATCCTGAGGAAATACGACCCTTTGG TAAAACAACACGTCTTGTTCCACGAGCAGAAGAAAATCCGCAGCATTTAA